The following coding sequences lie in one Vitis vinifera cultivar Pinot Noir 40024 chromosome 19, ASM3070453v1 genomic window:
- the LOC100267512 gene encoding exopolygalacturonase has product MAWRSDFLVFCMLMFFLVSTSSVVLGKPAVLNVKDYGAVADGKTDNSRAFLEAWEAACEQQGTSVITVPRGGKYYVRQVAFTGPCKGSITFLIQADLYAPTDKSSHTLTYWIKFGYVDYLTIAGLANLYGGGPSAWPYKGCGQGQECLQVVPHSLRLEFVNHAWVHHIGSIDAKDKHISIFQCQDVTLSDIRTTAPHDSPNTDGVHIAVSERVKILDSTFNTGDDCVAIFSGSKDVNISQSICGPGHGFSIGSMGKFPDEDPITKINIRNCTISHTDNGFRIKTWAVSSYPTFASDITVQDVMMDNVRNPIIIDQHYCPRGGCDPTVESQVQIKNLQIKRIWGTSTTETAVNLQCSSQKPCQGVELEDILLLFRNPEGGKLQPAVSSCAYVVGSSRGKQVPKPCI; this is encoded by the exons ATGGCATGGAGATCAGATTTTCTAGTATTCTGCATGCTGATGTTCTTCTTGGTGTCGACCAGTAGTGTTGTTCTAGGAAAACCGGCGGTTTTGAATGTGAAAGATTATGGTGCAGTTGCAGATGGGAAGACTGACAACAGTCGG GCTTTTCTGGAGGCATGGGAAGCAGCATGTGAACAGCAAGGAACGAGTGTTATCACTGTTCCAAGAGGAGGAAAATACTACGTGCGCCAAGTCGCATTCACAGGACCCTGCAAAGGCTCCATAACGTTCCTAATTCAGGCCGATCTTTATGCCCCTACTGATAAAAGTTCTCACACTCTTACGTACTGGATCAAGTTCGGGTATGTGGACTATTTGACTATCGCCGGACTTGCCAATCTGTATGGCGGAGGACCCTCTGCTTGGCCTTACAAGGGCTGCGGACAAGGTCAGGAGTGCTTACAAGTTGTTCCCCAT TCACTGAGATTGGAGTTCGTCAATCATGCATGGGTTCATCATATAGGATCAATCGATGCTAAAGATAAGCACATCAGCATATTCCAATGTCAGGACGTGACGCTTAGTGATATTAGGACAACGGCCCCCCACGACAGCCCTAATACAGATGGAGTACACATAGCAGTATCGGAGAGAGTTAAGATTTTGGATTCGACATTTAACACCGGAGATGATTGCGTAGCCATCTTTTCTGGAAGCAAGGATGTGAATATCAGCCAGAGTATTTGTGGCCCGGGGCATGGGTTTAGCATTGGGAGCATGGGCAAATTCCCAGATGAAGACCCCATAACCAAAATAAATATACGCAACTGCACAATTAGCCATACTGACAACGGTTTTAGGATTAAAACATGGGCCGTCTCCTCCTACCCGACCTTTGCTTCCGATATCACTGTTCAAGATGTTATGATGGATAACGTCCGCAATCCCATCATCATTGATCAACATTATTGCCCTCGGGGAGGTTGTGATCCGACG GTTGAGTCACAAGTTCAGATCAAAAACCTTCAGATAAAGCGAATATGGGGGACTTCAACCACGGAAACTGCAGTGAATCTCCAGTGCAGCAGCCAAAAACCATGTCAGGGTGTTGAGCTTGAAGACATCCTTTTACTTTTCAGAAATCCCGAAGGTGGCAAACTACAACCTGCAGTTTCCTCATGTGCCTATGTGGTGGGCTCCTCCCGTGGCAAACAGGTCCCTAAGCCTTGCATATAG
- the LOC100241784 gene encoding pirin-like protein: MPETQISNGFSEPRLVVRKFLARPQHEGAGAIVRRSIGRFELKYFDPFLVLDEFSVSAPAGFPDHPHRGFETVTYMLQGAVQHEDFEGHKGSIEAGDLQWMTAGRGIVHSEMPAATGVQKGLQLWINLSSKNKMIEPRYQEIESKNIAEATKDGIKVRVIAGEALGKKSPVYTKTPTMYLDFTLSPGAQLQQPIPIKWNAFVYVLEGEGVFGNPKNLPTTAHHLLLLGSGDGLEAWNKSLKPLRFVLVGGEPLGEPVVQLGPFVMNTQEEIDRTIEDYENCINGFEKAKYWRSEVLRF, translated from the exons ATGCCTGAAACACAGATTTCCAATGGGTTCAGTGAGCCTCGCCTTGTGGTGAGAAAATTCTTGGCTAGGCCTCAGCATGAAGGAGCTGGAGCCATTGTCAGGAGAAGCATAGGAAG gTTTGAGCTGAAATACTTCGATCCTTTTCTTGTTTTGGATGAATTCTCAG TTTCTGCTCCTGCTGGGTTTCCTGATCACCCCCACAGAG gTTTTGAGACAGTTACCTACATGTTACAG GGAGCTGTTCAACATGAAGATTTTGAAGGGCACAAGGGGTCAATAGAGGCAGGTGATTTACAGTGGATGACCGCAGGAAGAGGGATCGTTCACTCAGAAATGCCTGCAGCCACCGGTGTCCAAAAGGGTCTGCAGTTGTGGATCAACCTCTCCTCCAAAAATAAGAT GATCGAGCCGAGGTACCAAGAAATAGAGAGTAAGAACATCGCAGAAGCTACAAAAGACGGGATCAAGGTGAGGGTCATAGCAGGGGAGGCCTTGGGGAAAAAATCACCAGTATACACAAAGACCCCCACCATGTATCTGGACTTCACTCTGAGTCCAGGAGCTCAGCTGCAGCAGCCCATACCCATAAAATGGAACGCGTTTGTGTATGTCTTGGAAGGTGAAGGGGTGTTTGGGAACCCAAAAAATCTTCCCACAACAGCCCACCACCTGCTCCTTCTAGGCTCAGGTGATGGGCTGGAAGCATGGAACAAGTCCCTGAAGCCCCTCAGATTCGTTTTGGTTGGGGGTGAGCCCTTGGGGGAGCCTGTGGTGCAGTTAGGCCCCTTTGTGATGAACACCCAGGAAGAGATTGACAGAACAATTGAGGATTATGAAAACTGCATCAATGGATTTGAGAAGGCTAAATACTGGAGGTCTGAAGTTCTTCGTTTCTAG
- the LOC104877616 gene encoding uncharacterized protein LOC104877616, translating to MKRGIPEAFRGAVTDEVTNASDFLTEIQKRFAKNDKAETSTLLASLISMKYKGKGNVREYIMEMSHLASKLKALKLELSDDLLVHLVLISLPAQFNQFKVSYNCQKDKWTLNELISFCVQGEERLK from the coding sequence ATGAAGCGCGGCATTCCAGAAGCTTTCAGGGGTGCGGTAACCGATGAGGTTACTAATGCCAGTGACTTCCTTACGGAAATTCAGAAACGTTTTGCCAAAAACGATAAGGCTGAAACGAGCACTCTTTTAGCAAGCTTGATTTCAATGAAGTATAAAGGCAAGGGTAATGTTCGGGAGTACATCATGGAGATGTCTCATCTTGCTTCAAAACTTAAGGCTTTGAAACTCGAGTTATCTGATGATTTACTCGTGCATTTGGTTCTCATCTCTCTTCCTgcacaatttaatcaattcaagGTCAGTTATAACTGTCAAAAGGATAAATGGACTCTTAATGAGCTCATTTCATTCTGTGTACAAggggaagagagattgaagtaA
- the LOC132253328 gene encoding uncharacterized protein LOC132253328: MRTRLGPQTPYKNRPHATISLEAHFEPSSSPTLQGHAARPPVVGVGKDPSYTTPPGSIKRRLDDMLSTPFSPRIIKYEPPRGLIVPKFSMYDGSNDPFDHIMHYRQLMTLDIGNDRLLCKVFPASLQGQALLWFHRLPANSIDNLRDLSEVFVGQYLCSAKHKQNISTLQNIKMQENESLREFVKRFGQAILQVESYSMDAVLQIFKRNICPRTPFFESLAKKPPTSMDNLFRCANKYSMLEDDV, encoded by the coding sequence ATGCGCACACGTCTAGGACCCCAAACACCCTACAAAAACAGGCCTCATGCCACCATATCACTGGAGGCACACTTCGAGCCTTCAAGCTCGCCTACTTTACAGGGACATGCCGCCCGCCCACCCGTGGTAGGGGTTGGTAAAGATCCCTCGTACACAACCCCTCCGGGCTCTATCAAAAGGCGTctggacgacatgctctccacgcctttcagTCCTCGCATTATTAAATATGAACCCCCACGAGGGTTAATCGTCCCGAAATTCTCCATGTATGATGGATCTAACGATCCTTTCGATCACATAATGCATTATCGGCAACTCATGACCCTAGACATAGGGAATGATAGGCTGTTATGCAAGGTTTTCCCAGCAAGCCTACAAGGCCAGGCTCTCTTATGGTTTCACCGACTGCCCGCGAACTCGATTGACAATCTCCGGGATCTGTCCGAGGTCTTCGTGGGGCAGTACTTATGCTCAGCCAAGCATAAGCAAAATATCAGCACCTTACAGAACAtcaaaatgcaagaaaatgaaTCTTTGAGAGAGTTCGTAAAGCGCTTCGGACAAGCTATCTTACAAGTAGAATCATATAGCATGGATGCAgtccttcaaatttttaaacGGAACATATGCCCAAGGACCCCCTTTTTTGAGTCCCTCGCCAAAAAACCTCCTACATCCATGGACAATTTATTCCGGTGTGCGAATAAATACTCCATGCTAGAGGATGACGTCTGA